The sequence CCGTTTGTGGTTGCCAAACATCCAATCGGTTTAGATGAAACTCTAAATGACTTTGAAATGACAATTCAATCTGCTGAACACCAACACCCTGTGCATATTGTGGGATTATGGGGTATGGGTGGCTCTGGCAAGACCACTCTTGCAAAACAATCTTATAACAACAAATACAAAACTATGGAAAAGTACAGTTTTCTATTTGATGTTAGAGATGCTGctcataaaagtgcattgcatacTAAGCAGAAAGAACTATTGGAGTCCGTTGGTCTCAAAGATGCACAAGTGGACAATATAGAAGAGGGGAAGCGCATGATTGGTAACCAGTTGAGATCTGTTAAAGTATTGATAGTGGTGGATGATGTGGATAATGTGGAACAGCTAGATGCACTATTGTCTAATAAGGATAACTTTGGATGGGGTAGTTTGATTCTTGTTACTACACGAGAATTTGAAGTGCTTAGAGCTTGGGGTATTTCAACGGTTTATAAAATGAAACCGTTGGATCCACATCATGCTGAACAACTTTTTTGTTGGCATGCTTTTTTGCAGTCCTCTCCATTTCAAGGGTTTGAGTCTCTGGTTGAAAATTTTCTTAATGTTTGTGATGGATTGCCGTTGTCTCtgaaggtttttggagcacaatTGTATGGCAACCTTAACAAAGATTACTGGATGCATCAATTGGATAAGATCTCCAGAATACTGCCCAAAGATATCAAACAAAGGTTAAAAGTCAGTTATGATGCTTTACATGACgaagaaaaggagatattcttAGATATCGCCTGTTTCTTCATCGGAGAAGAGAAAACTTTGGTTATTAATGTTTGGGATGGATCAAGGTGGAATGGTCTTCACAGTTGGGAACGACTTCAGAATAAATGTCTTGTCGAACTTGATAACAATGATCACATAAGAATGCATGATCATCTAAGAGATTTAGGaagagaaattgcaaatcaacaacCGCCTTACAGAATTTGGTTTCCATATCAGATTATTAAAGTTCATAATGAAGCACAGGTAAGATTAAAATTTAGTAAATTGTTTCACTAATTGAATTTTATAGCAGCCTTCGTCCTTGCTTTTAGGAATTAATAACTGTTTTTATAAGCTTCTGATTTTTTCTTTCTTAAAATTGATAAGAGGATTCGCATTCGTGGAATAACATCTACAATACCTGGATCTACAAGTGGCTTCAAGGAGTTTCCTCAATGCTCCCTTGGCGGGGAGGTTATAGTTAACACTAGCGGAGGATCTTGTAGCCTTTCACCGTCTTCACTTGGACTAAAAATTTTTCAGGTTAGAGGAAATTATTATAATCAGGTAATTGGCGTTATGTCAAAAGAGCTACTGTGGCTTCGTTGGTTTAACATAGGGCAGAAAAGTCTTCGTTCATTGAATCTGTTGAAGAATTTGAGGGTTTTAGATCTGCGTGAAAAAGTAACGAGAGATAATCACTTAGAAGAATTGTGGGAGATTGACACTGATGTAAGCATCTTCCTTCAGGCAGTTTTAAAACTTAATTACAATATTTATATAATTGTATGTTCTTTGTCCATCTAATTAACATTTTGCTGCAGGCTCCTGTGCAGTTAAGAGGGTTGGTTATTGATGAATGCTCTAATTTTCAAAGGTTTCCAAACTCAATAGGACGTCTCATTCATTTGAAGAAAATAGTCGTTAAGTTTGCAAAAAGGCTGAAGAGTTTACCAGAAGAATTTTGTCTTCTCCAGTCGCTGGAACATCTGGAATTAACTGCTTGTTCTGAGCTATCATCACTACCCTGTAACTTTGGCAATTTGAAAAGACTGCGGTATCTAAGTTTGAATGTGAACCGGGAATTTGGATTGTTGCCAGATTCTTGTAAGAATCTCATACTCCTACAACATCTTGACCTATGCTACTGTGATAAACTTACCTTACAGTCAGGTATTCTGGAAAACATTACAAAGCTTGAGTATGTGAAACTTTCTGAGTGCAAGCAATTGGAAGTATTGCCTTCTCACATAACAAAACAGGAATCGTTGAGGGAGCTCTACTTAGGTGGTTGCAGTAGCTTAAGGGAGGTGCCTATGGACATTGGTCAACTGAGGAAGTTGCGAGTGTTGGAGATAGGGAGTCAGCTGCTGACAAGCTTACCGACTTCACTCGGAGATTTGTCCTCCTTGACTAATCTTAGGATTGAAAACTGTCCCAAGCTGGAGTGTTTGCCGGACCATGTGGGTAATCTTAATCTTTTAGAGAATTTGGACATAATCTCTACAGGCCTGAAATCCTTACCAAACTCAGTCAGGCAAttgaaaaatcttaaaaaattgGTTATATACAGGTGCCCAATCAGCGAATTGAATCTCAAGATGGAGTCATCTACTTCTTCGTTGTGCAACCTTAAATGGATAACGCTCTCTGGCATAAAAGCGTCCAAAATTTCCATCTCTCGAGACTGTTGTCCTGTCATTGAGACTTTTGAGCTTAGAAATATTCACCAGCTAACGGAGATAGAAGTCCTCCCAACAACGGTAAAAGACTTGTGTTTGCAGGGTTGTAAAATTCTGAAAAACATCAACGGTATTGTTGATATGGTGAACATTGAAAAGCTGCGGATAATTAAGTGCCCCGGAGTGGAGGGACTTCCCAGTTTTGCACAATTAGCTTCACTCAAAGAATTTGTTCTTCAAGGCAGCTATGGAGTGAATAAAATACAAGGTTTGGAATATTGTACAACATTGGAGGAGTTGACAGCTGATACCAGGTGGGAGGTGCTGGGTATAGAAAGTTTGGAGCACATGGAAAGATTGAGAAGAGTGGAACTCAGAGCAAACAGGAAATCAGGTGTTGAAATCTGCATTCAAAGCATTAAGGTAATAATAGTTTCCACAATTTTGAATTCTAATTGTTTTTGTTGATTGTGATGCCTTTGAATATTGATGTGCATAGGAATTGCAGAAATTGGCAGGTGAAATTATAGTATGTACCCAAGCGGTCCCTGATGCTGCCTTCCTTGTAAACTCCTTTGCCTTTCCGAGTCACTCTCTCGTTGACTCCTTGGCTAACCAAAAAATTGATTCCAAACCAAAATTGGTGCAGAAGAGATCGCCCAATGGTGATGCCATTATTGTATGTTTTGTTATAAGTTGTAGTACTCCGAAGATCCAATTCCGTATATCTTCTGTCAGTAATGAAATATTTTCAACGGAGGTGGAGGAAGGTAGATGGGTATGGGCAGGTTTCTTCACACAACGTTCCAGGTCTCACAGAACAGAGGAGTACAGGGTAGAGAAATGGGGTTCGGGCGAAGGTGAAGTGGAGAAAGGATTGATTGTGATGGGAGAAGAGCACAGATTGTTGGAGGCTTTTCGTCGTTTATGGATGCTTCTAGCATTTTAGAAGTAATTATTTAAAAATGTACATATCGTCATTATATTTTCCATATTCTTCTTTTGTAGTCCATTTAAATTTTAAGAAAAGTCACCTTACTGTGCTATGTCTTCCAGTTTCATATGTGTTCATATTTATATTTGGTGGTTCTCATATACGATGAAGACCGCTACAAAGAGTTTCGCTGACATTTACTATCCATGTATACTTCTT is a genomic window of Cryptomeria japonica chromosome 7, Sugi_1.0, whole genome shotgun sequence containing:
- the LOC131057156 gene encoding disease resistance protein RUN1, translating into MASTSGFNSGRQLENENTDVSEATPVARTTPATYSLVSILSSCFEWCSLLFPSRSDQSNSLASTSTTISQSQNEFTNAFQGMAPYPSTSATKKLPYDIFINHRGPDVKKTVATTLYNTLNGMGLRVFLDSEELELGDSLPKEIEEAMRSASLHLAVFSKNYAQSPWCLAELSFMLKTGTQIVPIFYHIQPDDVRYANGVFADAFSRHEKKRRHTPEKLQEWKSALYNVPYEIGHIVNTKDDEVELPKKIVNCVLKVIKNVPFVVAKHPIGLDETLNDFEMTIQSAEHQHPVHIVGLWGMGGSGKTTLAKQSYNNKYKTMEKYSFLFDVRDAAHKSALHTKQKELLESVGLKDAQVDNIEEGKRMIGNQLRSVKVLIVVDDVDNVEQLDALLSNKDNFGWGSLILVTTREFEVLRAWGISTVYKMKPLDPHHAEQLFCWHAFLQSSPFQGFESLVENFLNVCDGLPLSLKVFGAQLYGNLNKDYWMHQLDKISRILPKDIKQRLKVSYDALHDEEKEIFLDIACFFIGEEKTLVINVWDGSRWNGLHSWERLQNKCLVELDNNDHIRMHDHLRDLGREIANQQPPYRIWFPYQIIKVHNEAQRIRIRGITSTIPGSTSGFKEFPQCSLGGEVIVNTSGGSCSLSPSSLGLKIFQVRGNYYNQVIGVMSKELLWLRWFNIGQKSLRSLNLLKNLRVLDLREKVTRDNHLEELWEIDTDAPVQLRGLVIDECSNFQRFPNSIGRLIHLKKIVVKFAKRLKSLPEEFCLLQSLEHLELTACSELSSLPCNFGNLKRLRYLSLNVNREFGLLPDSCKNLILLQHLDLCYCDKLTLQSGILENITKLEYVKLSECKQLEVLPSHITKQESLRELYLGGCSSLREVPMDIGQLRKLRVLEIGSQLLTSLPTSLGDLSSLTNLRIENCPKLECLPDHVGNLNLLENLDIISTGLKSLPNSVRQLKNLKKLVIYRCPISELNLKMESSTSSLCNLKWITLSGIKASKISISRDCCPVIETFELRNIHQLTEIEVLPTTVKDLCLQGCKILKNINGIVDMVNIEKLRIIKCPGVEGLPSFAQLASLKEFVLQGSYGVNKIQGLEYCTTLEELTADTRWEVLGIESLEHMERLRRVELRANRKSGVEICIQSIKKLAGEIIVCTQAVPDAAFLVNSFAFPSHSLVDSLANQKIDSKPKLVQKRSPNGDAIIVCFVISCSTPKIQFRISSVSNEIFSTEVEEGRWVWAGFFTQRSRSHRTEEYRVEKWGSGEGEVEKGLIVMGEEHRLLEAFRRLWMLLAF